The following coding sequences are from one Streptomyces sp. NBC_01232 window:
- a CDS encoding toxin Doc, giving the protein MELRIDIRWLLDRQEELLGGKNLGVLDYSGLVAAVARHRVNTPSWGTDEPDAYWRAAALLEQIVLTRPLPARNEYFGYGVAVAYIKASGQDVDTAFGPWRDLITDIRALRLTVHDVADRLRSLHPNP; this is encoded by the coding sequence TTGGAACTGCGCATCGACATCCGGTGGCTGCTGGACCGTCAGGAAGAACTCCTGGGCGGCAAGAACCTGGGAGTCCTGGACTACTCGGGTCTGGTGGCCGCCGTCGCCCGGCACCGGGTCAACACCCCGTCGTGGGGGACGGACGAGCCCGACGCGTACTGGCGGGCGGCCGCGCTGCTGGAGCAGATCGTGCTCACCCGCCCACTGCCGGCCAGGAACGAGTACTTCGGCTACGGCGTCGCCGTCGCCTACATCAAAGCCTCCGGCCAGGACGTCGACACCGCCTTCGGGCCCTGGCGCGACCTGATCACCGACATCCGCGCCCTGCGCCTGACCGTCCACGACGTCGCCGACCGCCTCCGCTCCCTGCACCCGAACCCCTAA
- a CDS encoding class I SAM-dependent methyltransferase, with amino-acid sequence MPHLEISDLITATDPRTGARLPVRRAEVVHRLREAGDRHAARIVARLPADRHDVLDPHAVDRLMIGVHTELQRLSEELRLGKRLVHILGPVFEAVRATATGRLRLVDVGSGLGYAVRWLAAHHSLGPDVELVGVDLDAALVGEAARLARAEGLDCRFVHGNAFDLPEAATVYVSTGVLHHFRGPDLAGFFRAQAASPALAFCHFDIAATRLAPIGAWVFHRSRMRHPLGRHDGVASARRAHTDETLLQAAAAPGMRPLLYEPRGLANPFCTTLRPVIGIRPELEAPLRRAMGRSARRLVGPEHLAGAAR; translated from the coding sequence GTGCCGCACCTCGAGATATCCGACCTGATCACCGCCACGGACCCGCGCACCGGAGCGCGCCTGCCCGTGCGCAGGGCCGAGGTGGTGCACCGCCTCCGCGAGGCCGGCGACCGGCACGCCGCCCGCATCGTCGCCCGGCTGCCCGCCGACCGGCACGACGTGCTCGACCCCCACGCCGTGGACCGCCTCATGATCGGCGTGCACACCGAACTGCAGCGGCTCAGCGAGGAACTGCGCCTCGGGAAGCGGCTCGTCCACATCCTCGGCCCGGTCTTCGAAGCCGTCCGCGCGACAGCCACCGGCCGGCTGCGCCTGGTCGACGTCGGTTCCGGCCTCGGATACGCCGTGCGCTGGCTCGCCGCCCACCACTCGCTCGGCCCGGACGTCGAACTCGTCGGCGTGGACCTGGACGCCGCCCTCGTCGGCGAGGCCGCCCGGCTGGCCCGCGCCGAGGGCCTGGACTGCCGCTTCGTCCACGGCAACGCCTTCGACCTGCCGGAGGCCGCCACCGTGTACGTGTCCACCGGTGTGCTGCACCATTTCCGCGGCCCCGACCTCGCCGGGTTCTTCCGGGCCCAGGCCGCCTCGCCCGCCCTCGCCTTCTGCCACTTCGACATCGCCGCCACCCGGCTCGCGCCCATCGGGGCCTGGGTGTTCCACCGGTCACGGATGCGCCACCCGCTCGGCCGCCACGACGGTGTCGCCTCGGCCCGCCGGGCACACACCGACGAGACCCTGCTGCAGGCGGCGGCCGCGCCGGGGATGCGGCCGCTGCTCTACGAACCCCGGGGTCTGGCCAACCCGTTCTGCACCACCCTGCGCCCCGTCATCGGGATCCGGCCCGAGCTGGAGGCACCGCTGCGCCGGGCCATGGGCCGCTCCGCACGCCGCCTCGTGGGCCCCGAACACCTCGCCGGAGCGGCGCGGTGA
- a CDS encoding HisA/HisF-related TIM barrel protein, with protein MSRLSKDAVAVQQAGTGTGFELFPSVHVAGGRVVHLVGDGQVPEPDRSDPVAAALAFQDQGATWLHLVMAEEDDGGFDLPQARRIIEALTIDVQLMCRSGVHDTATLERVLATGCARLNLGRSALTDLPWCAEAIARHGRRIGVSLPVHLTGHGPRLAGPGRGTDAGDLWKALTVLDEAGCTRYVVTDVSREGSLSTPNLELVAEVCRRTTGGVLAAGGIATLDDLRTVAALAPHGVDGALIGRALYSGAFTLAQALACVATGP; from the coding sequence ATGTCGCGCCTTTCGAAGGACGCGGTCGCAGTACAGCAGGCCGGTACCGGTACCGGGTTCGAGTTGTTCCCCTCGGTGCACGTGGCCGGCGGCCGGGTGGTGCACCTGGTCGGGGACGGCCAGGTGCCGGAACCCGACCGCAGCGATCCGGTCGCGGCCGCGCTGGCCTTCCAGGACCAGGGAGCCACCTGGCTGCACCTGGTGATGGCCGAAGAGGACGACGGGGGCTTCGACCTCCCGCAGGCCCGCCGCATCATCGAGGCCCTCACCATCGACGTCCAGCTCATGTGCCGGTCCGGCGTCCACGACACGGCCACCCTCGAACGGGTCCTCGCCACCGGATGCGCCCGCCTCAACCTCGGCCGCAGCGCGCTGACCGACCTCCCCTGGTGCGCCGAGGCCATCGCCCGGCACGGCAGGCGGATCGGCGTCAGCCTGCCCGTCCACCTGACCGGTCACGGCCCGCGCCTGGCCGGGCCGGGCCGGGGCACGGACGCCGGCGACCTGTGGAAGGCGCTCACCGTTCTCGACGAGGCCGGCTGCACCCGCTACGTGGTCACCGACGTCAGCCGGGAGGGCAGCCTCTCCACCCCCAACCTCGAACTCGTCGCCGAGGTGTGCCGCCGCACCACCGGCGGCGTACTGGCCGCCGGAGGCATCGCCACCCTCGACGATCTGCGCACGGTCGCCGCGCTGGCCCCGCACGGAGTCGACGGCGCCCTCATCGGCCGCGCCCTGTACTCGGGGGCCTTCACCCTCGCCCAGGCACTCGCCTGCGTGGCCACCGGCCCCTAG
- a CDS encoding GYD domain-containing protein has translation MPLYLSRFSYTPQTWARLIGHPEDRAEAARSYIESVGGKLHGFWYAFGTHDGYNLWEAPDNVSMAAVSLAISGGGALSSFETTVLLTVEETLDALRSAGQIGYRPPGEPG, from the coding sequence ATGCCGCTCTATCTATCGAGGTTCAGCTACACGCCCCAGACCTGGGCGCGGCTGATCGGTCATCCGGAGGACCGGGCGGAGGCCGCCCGGTCCTACATCGAGTCGGTCGGCGGGAAGCTCCACGGCTTCTGGTACGCCTTCGGCACCCACGACGGCTACAACCTGTGGGAGGCCCCCGACAACGTCTCGATGGCCGCCGTCTCGCTGGCGATCAGCGGAGGCGGTGCGCTCAGTTCGTTCGAGACGACCGTGCTCCTCACCGTCGAGGAGACCCTGGACGCCCTGCGCAGCGCCGGGCAGATCGGCTACCGGCCCCCCGGCGAGCCGGGGTGA
- a CDS encoding GlxA family transcriptional regulator, with product MTPRSLPTSPALHRVVALLQPPQSSFPLACAAEVFGDHGPEIPARYAFGVCTEHPGPVRTRSGYDMLVTAGLDALEGADTVLVPGWQQPAGTEVPGAVVAAVRRAHRRGARIVGICSGAFVLAAAGLLDGRRATTHWAQAAGLAARFPRVRVDPAVLYVDHGDVSTSAGSAAGVDLCLHLVGVDQGAAYAMRIARRMVMPPHREGCQLQYAELPTSGPVTDSLAPLLEWLGGRLDQPVSVAEMAVRSQVSARTLTRRFTEQLGISPGRWLLDRRIAAARALLEETDLPVETIARRVGLSSAVNLRRRFHEAVRTTPAAYRRAFRAERAG from the coding sequence ATGACGCCGCGTTCGCTGCCCACGTCCCCGGCGCTGCACAGGGTCGTGGCCCTGCTTCAGCCCCCGCAGTCGTCGTTCCCGCTGGCCTGTGCGGCCGAGGTGTTCGGCGACCACGGCCCGGAGATCCCCGCCCGCTACGCGTTCGGGGTCTGCACCGAGCACCCCGGCCCGGTGCGCACCCGGTCCGGCTACGACATGCTGGTCACCGCGGGCCTGGACGCGTTGGAGGGTGCGGACACGGTGCTGGTGCCCGGCTGGCAGCAGCCGGCCGGCACCGAGGTGCCGGGGGCGGTGGTCGCGGCGGTCCGCCGGGCCCACCGGCGCGGCGCCCGGATCGTCGGCATCTGCTCGGGCGCCTTCGTGCTCGCCGCCGCCGGACTGCTGGACGGCCGGCGGGCCACCACCCACTGGGCGCAGGCCGCCGGACTGGCCGCCCGGTTCCCGCGGGTGCGGGTGGACCCCGCGGTGCTCTACGTCGACCACGGCGACGTCTCCACCAGCGCCGGGTCCGCGGCCGGCGTGGATCTGTGCCTGCACCTGGTGGGTGTCGACCAGGGCGCCGCGTACGCGATGCGGATCGCCCGGCGGATGGTGATGCCGCCGCACCGCGAGGGCTGCCAGCTGCAGTACGCCGAACTGCCCACCTCCGGACCGGTGACCGACTCGCTGGCCCCGCTGCTGGAGTGGCTGGGCGGGCGGCTCGACCAGCCGGTCAGTGTCGCCGAGATGGCGGTCCGCTCGCAGGTCTCGGCCCGCACGCTGACCCGGCGCTTCACCGAGCAGCTGGGCATCAGTCCCGGACGCTGGCTGCTGGACCGCAGGATCGCCGCGGCCCGGGCGCTGCTGGAGGAGACGGACCTGCCCGTGGAGACCATCGCGCGCAGGGTCGGTCTGTCCTCGGCGGTCAATCTGCGCCGGCGCTTCCACGAGGCCGTGCGCACCACACCGGCCGCCTACCGGCGTGCCTTTCGCGCGGAGCGGGCCGGGTAG
- a CDS encoding MFS transporter — translation MTATQTPTGRRPDPLATRPPLWDRRFTLYFTARAVSLLGDAMMPVAAALAVGALYGISGVGVVLGTWTGTFVLLVLFGGVLADRFGARRMMVCADLVRVLTQGILAAAFFAGTPPFWLLVTMAALAGAAVAMFLPGANGMVPLVAREPQRANATLKVADALAHLLGPALAGLLITLTSAGTVYAIDAGTFLLSGLCLTLIRLTPAEPAEPTVDATAAEPAEPAEPAEPTEPADAPAAADADSRARTTGSLRRDLRQGWQAFRARTWMWAVILIWMGYGVLVFGPLVPLGSALIGARLGPDAYGLAVSCLGAGTVLGGLLALPLRPARPLAAGTVAMALYTALPLCIALDAGLPALLAGHVLGGGAMAFWSVMWATSVQTHTPPALLNRVTAYELAGSVSGIALGQILAGPATALASPGRLLLVSAGACLAGSAALCAIPAIRTLRRTAGPEQRV, via the coding sequence GTGACCGCCACTCAGACCCCGACCGGCCGCCGGCCCGATCCACTGGCCACCCGGCCCCCGTTGTGGGACCGCCGCTTCACCCTCTACTTCACCGCCCGCGCGGTCTCGCTCCTCGGCGACGCGATGATGCCGGTCGCCGCCGCACTCGCCGTCGGCGCCCTGTACGGGATCTCCGGCGTCGGCGTCGTCCTCGGTACCTGGACCGGGACGTTCGTCCTCCTCGTCCTCTTCGGCGGGGTCCTCGCCGACCGGTTCGGCGCCCGCCGGATGATGGTCTGCGCGGACCTCGTACGGGTACTCACCCAGGGGATCCTGGCCGCTGCCTTCTTCGCCGGGACCCCGCCGTTCTGGCTGCTGGTGACCATGGCGGCACTGGCCGGTGCGGCCGTCGCCATGTTCCTGCCGGGCGCGAACGGGATGGTCCCGCTGGTCGCCCGCGAGCCGCAACGGGCCAACGCCACCCTCAAGGTGGCCGACGCGCTCGCCCACCTGCTCGGCCCCGCCCTGGCTGGCCTGCTGATCACCCTGACCAGCGCCGGCACCGTGTACGCGATCGACGCCGGCACCTTCCTGCTCAGCGGCCTGTGCCTGACCCTCATCCGCCTCACCCCCGCCGAGCCCGCCGAGCCCACCGTCGACGCGACCGCCGCCGAGCCCGCCGAGCCCGCCGAGCCCGCCGAGCCCACCGAGCCCGCCGACGCGCCCGCCGCGGCCGACGCCGACTCCCGCGCCCGCACCACCGGTTCGCTCCGCCGCGACCTGCGCCAGGGCTGGCAGGCATTCCGCGCCCGCACCTGGATGTGGGCGGTCATCCTCATCTGGATGGGCTACGGCGTGCTGGTCTTCGGCCCCCTGGTACCGCTCGGCTCGGCACTGATCGGCGCCCGCCTCGGCCCGGACGCCTACGGCCTCGCGGTCTCCTGCCTCGGCGCCGGAACGGTGCTCGGCGGCCTGCTGGCACTGCCCCTGCGCCCCGCCCGCCCGCTGGCCGCCGGCACCGTGGCCATGGCGCTCTACACCGCACTGCCGCTCTGCATCGCGCTGGACGCCGGCCTGCCGGCGCTGCTGGCGGGCCACGTACTCGGCGGCGGCGCCATGGCGTTCTGGTCGGTGATGTGGGCGACCAGCGTCCAGACCCACACCCCGCCCGCCCTCCTCAACCGGGTCACCGCGTACGAGCTCGCCGGATCGGTCTCCGGGATCGCGCTGGGCCAGATACTGGCGGGACCGGCCACCGCACTGGCCTCCCCGGGCCGGCTGCTGCTGGTGTCGGCGGGCGCCTGCCTGGCGGGCAGCGCCGCACTGTGCGCGATCCCCGCGATCCGCACCCTCCGCCGCACCGCCGGCCCGGAACAACGGGTGTGA
- a CDS encoding DUF4328 domain-containing protein, translating to MPATPATPPAPPPAQGPYAVPDARGGRLRAPVGLATALTVLFALVIASDACTLYADWNLHSLMERMLADSAAVSDAELDRGTRLTGLVGTVHGNAVIVTGIVFIIWFHRVRTNAEAFAPGADKLKTGWAIGAWFIPFANLWLPYRIAVTTWGSSTPSAADGGYRRFPLTLVNLWWGLFVLSKLLGWYGGRAYSSAESAEAVRDAALTMLAGDAFDLVAAVLAVLFVRRLTAMQHARAAQGPAAAAVQGGL from the coding sequence ATGCCCGCAACTCCGGCCACTCCACCGGCCCCGCCCCCGGCACAGGGCCCGTACGCCGTGCCCGACGCGAGGGGCGGACGGCTGCGCGCGCCCGTGGGCCTGGCCACCGCGCTGACCGTGCTCTTCGCGCTGGTCATCGCCTCCGACGCCTGCACCCTGTACGCCGACTGGAACCTCCACTCGCTCATGGAACGGATGCTGGCCGATTCCGCCGCGGTGAGCGACGCCGAGCTGGACCGCGGCACCAGGCTGACCGGCCTCGTCGGCACGGTCCACGGCAATGCCGTGATCGTGACGGGCATCGTCTTCATCATCTGGTTCCACCGGGTGCGCACGAACGCCGAGGCCTTCGCCCCGGGTGCGGACAAACTCAAGACGGGCTGGGCCATCGGCGCCTGGTTCATCCCGTTCGCCAACCTCTGGCTCCCGTACCGGATCGCCGTCACCACCTGGGGGTCGAGCACGCCCTCCGCAGCCGACGGAGGCTACCGCCGCTTCCCGTTGACCCTGGTCAACCTCTGGTGGGGCCTCTTCGTGCTGTCCAAGCTCCTGGGGTGGTACGGCGGCCGGGCCTACAGCAGTGCCGAGAGCGCCGAGGCCGTGCGCGACGCAGCCCTGACGATGCTGGCCGGTGACGCCTTCGACCTCGTGGCCGCCGTCCTCGCCGTACTGTTCGTCCGCAGACTGACGGCCATGCAGCACGCCAGGGCCGCACAGGGACCCGCCGCCGCAGCGGTCCAGGGAGGACTCTGA
- a CDS encoding SWIM zinc finger family protein: MTRTAHTFAYARPSSLTAADAGQALNLETASGLTPTGADAHPQFFAGFLSAPQAAARALLAVADVAAARYYQRTLRASLDPVVTGNGDRLRFESFSGCCGVYARLDVLPDGLRGADTGHGTTNVDVNNPLREALSRLSGDDPLHLRVGPDAMAVTTLDGPVVEKKVPLPERWLRGFAESQAVTTGFDLRAELGAAETARFLRSLPRTATGGGAAGGALWVVPAGRTLRPTTRPVPGAVCLPGPERLAAFQRVLRHATGLRVYGPAPDGAGPTASAWEVGLPGMRLTLTLSPEAGRGFSGEGGVLEALATDAAAEDAELISVLLAWEPRIDPADLAGQSGLPVDRVRAALTRLGTAGRVGYDVAEAAYFHRELPYDARRAERHNPRLVAARALLAAGAVTLEHPGTAVVASGERRYQVRESGGALSCTCQWWADYRGRRGPCKHALATRMALRAAHPTTTPAPSGAAR; this comes from the coding sequence ATGACGCGGACCGCACACACCTTCGCCTACGCACGCCCCTCCTCCCTGACCGCCGCAGACGCGGGCCAGGCCCTCAACCTGGAGACGGCGTCAGGCCTGACCCCGACCGGCGCCGATGCCCACCCCCAGTTCTTCGCCGGGTTCCTGAGCGCACCTCAGGCGGCCGCACGGGCCCTGCTCGCCGTCGCGGACGTGGCCGCGGCCCGCTACTACCAGCGCACCCTGCGCGCCTCCCTCGACCCGGTGGTCACCGGCAACGGCGACCGGCTGCGCTTCGAGTCGTTCTCCGGCTGCTGCGGGGTGTACGCCCGGCTCGACGTGCTGCCCGACGGCCTGCGCGGCGCCGACACGGGCCACGGCACGACCAACGTCGACGTCAACAACCCGCTGCGCGAGGCACTGTCCCGGCTCAGCGGTGACGACCCGCTGCACCTGCGCGTCGGCCCCGACGCCATGGCGGTGACCACCCTGGACGGACCTGTCGTCGAGAAGAAGGTCCCGCTCCCCGAGCGCTGGCTGCGCGGCTTCGCCGAATCCCAGGCCGTCACCACCGGCTTCGACCTGCGGGCCGAACTCGGCGCCGCCGAAACGGCCCGCTTCCTGCGCTCCCTGCCGCGCACCGCGACGGGCGGCGGGGCCGCCGGCGGCGCCCTGTGGGTGGTTCCCGCGGGCCGCACACTGCGCCCCACGACCCGGCCGGTGCCCGGCGCGGTCTGCCTGCCCGGCCCCGAACGGCTCGCCGCCTTCCAACGGGTGCTGCGCCACGCGACCGGCCTGCGCGTGTACGGCCCCGCACCGGACGGCGCGGGCCCCACCGCCTCCGCGTGGGAAGTGGGCCTGCCCGGGATGCGCCTCACCCTGACCCTGTCACCGGAGGCCGGCCGCGGGTTCTCCGGTGAGGGCGGTGTCCTGGAGGCCCTCGCCACCGACGCGGCCGCCGAGGACGCCGAACTGATCTCGGTCCTGCTCGCCTGGGAACCCCGTATCGATCCGGCCGACCTCGCCGGCCAGTCGGGGCTGCCCGTGGACCGCGTACGGGCGGCCCTCACCCGCCTGGGCACCGCCGGCCGGGTCGGCTACGACGTCGCCGAAGCCGCGTACTTCCACCGCGAACTGCCCTACGACGCCCGGCGCGCCGAGCGCCACAACCCGCGGCTGGTCGCCGCCCGCGCCCTGCTGGCGGCGGGCGCGGTCACCCTGGAGCACCCCGGCACCGCCGTGGTGGCTTCCGGCGAACGCCGCTACCAGGTCCGCGAGTCGGGTGGCGCACTCAGCTGCACCTGTCAGTGGTGGGCCGACTACCGGGGCCGCCGCGGCCCCTGCAAGCACGCACTCGCCACCCGCATGGCCCTGCGGGCCGCCCACCCCACCACCACCCCCGCCCCGTCCGGAGCCGCACGATGA
- a CDS encoding DUF7824 domain-containing protein, giving the protein MTATATATPAPAATTADVLAAVRAGRTARLPALLQPLEPAERRVLLTELKELRRELRASRWERWRERDLMSPALAVAGAACTTGAAAAAAWIGAADLRRWRPQPPTAALLDVLSGRDPQWLGKLAHRLADRPTTAEQDYPLISALVRLAGCETPTTDGCVEGWAAAVGATGSPLVDALRRDPHITAFAPRLFETAEPVRALERRWETADHNQWPGALAVLADEGCLDRAALLDGCTARLLRGGKPAHLKPYQAILEALRPTAEEERERAADWIAMAADAPSAVAGTAQQTLARVAAAGHLTPRMLAEMSGAVLFRTEKKLVRAQLVLIGRELTRDPSAAPELLPELGEAFGHPDTDIQERALKLAAAHLTDDPVLRDELADRAQLLSPLHRARAVELLGAAAAPAAATAPYEEILPPVPVPAPLAPSPRTVAETVELLAAVVNSRTAGVEEFERALDALVRHSHRDRAALAQALRPALAGRWWLDPEQSRHYTQELPGLEHVAAAIMDMPPTAEAQPALASWRADCHHTGLHSALHARVREAAHRIMTRPLPFLLATPTVETGSLDARVLVARLAEYGRLGEDPAPADFAQALLRVRRDPAVAPQAAALGTPEGDRLAAWLGAAGQPVPVTRRTAPTVQYRWGGRTPARLVMDTAQRTTVVREFPPPFHELARARTADDRCWDGGGDTALLLSVLPEDRETLAAWGLPAVIADAVHEGRAGSAQLPLLAAAGGPAGPALHLAVATGLGARHPEDRLRAVDALLTLAARGDLDAVRLGGDLADLIGLGTVKPNRLADSLRTAAATGAYATTWAVLSAALPALLTGTADPRGAGDLLATAAECAEQCAATSPQPAGLADTAARGGRSRLVTQAARLRDALHRNAQTPAAH; this is encoded by the coding sequence ATGACCGCCACCGCCACCGCCACGCCCGCCCCCGCGGCCACCACCGCCGATGTCCTCGCAGCCGTACGGGCGGGCCGCACCGCCCGACTGCCCGCACTCCTCCAGCCGCTGGAGCCCGCCGAACGCAGGGTCCTGCTCACCGAACTGAAGGAGCTGCGCCGCGAACTGCGCGCCTCGCGCTGGGAACGCTGGCGGGAACGGGACCTGATGAGCCCGGCCCTGGCGGTCGCCGGTGCCGCCTGCACCACCGGGGCGGCGGCGGCGGCCGCCTGGATCGGCGCCGCCGACCTGCGCCGCTGGAGGCCGCAGCCGCCCACCGCCGCCCTGCTCGACGTACTCTCCGGCCGCGACCCGCAGTGGCTCGGCAAGCTCGCCCACCGGCTGGCCGACCGGCCCACCACCGCCGAGCAGGACTACCCGCTGATCAGCGCACTCGTCCGGCTCGCCGGCTGCGAGACACCCACCACCGACGGCTGCGTCGAAGGCTGGGCCGCGGCCGTGGGAGCCACCGGCTCACCGCTCGTGGACGCCCTGCGCCGCGACCCCCACATCACCGCATTCGCCCCACGGCTGTTCGAGACCGCCGAACCGGTCCGGGCCCTCGAACGGCGCTGGGAGACGGCCGACCACAACCAATGGCCCGGCGCACTGGCCGTCCTGGCCGACGAGGGGTGCCTGGACCGCGCCGCCCTCCTGGACGGGTGCACCGCGAGACTGCTGCGCGGCGGCAAGCCCGCCCACCTGAAGCCCTACCAGGCGATCCTGGAAGCGCTCCGTCCGACCGCCGAGGAGGAACGGGAGCGGGCCGCCGACTGGATCGCGATGGCCGCCGACGCCCCCTCCGCCGTCGCCGGGACCGCCCAGCAGACCCTGGCCCGGGTCGCGGCGGCCGGCCACCTGACCCCCCGCATGCTCGCCGAAATGTCGGGCGCCGTCCTGTTCCGCACCGAGAAGAAGCTGGTCCGCGCACAACTCGTACTCATCGGCAGGGAACTCACCCGCGACCCGTCCGCCGCCCCCGAGCTGCTGCCGGAGCTCGGCGAGGCCTTCGGGCACCCGGACACCGACATCCAGGAACGGGCCCTGAAACTGGCCGCCGCGCACCTCACCGACGATCCCGTACTGCGCGACGAACTCGCCGACCGGGCACAGCTGCTGAGCCCGCTCCACCGGGCCCGCGCCGTGGAACTCCTCGGAGCCGCCGCCGCTCCCGCCGCAGCCACCGCCCCCTACGAGGAAATCCTGCCGCCGGTCCCCGTCCCCGCACCGCTCGCCCCGTCCCCCCGGACGGTCGCCGAGACCGTGGAACTCCTCGCCGCCGTCGTCAACTCCCGTACCGCGGGCGTCGAGGAGTTCGAGCGCGCCCTCGACGCACTGGTGCGGCACTCCCACCGCGACCGTGCGGCCCTCGCCCAAGCCCTGCGTCCCGCCCTGGCGGGCCGCTGGTGGCTCGACCCCGAACAGTCCCGCCACTACACCCAGGAACTCCCCGGCCTCGAACACGTCGCCGCCGCCATCATGGACATGCCGCCGACGGCCGAGGCACAGCCGGCGCTCGCGTCCTGGCGCGCCGACTGCCACCACACCGGCCTCCACAGCGCCCTCCACGCCCGCGTGCGCGAGGCCGCGCACCGCATCATGACCCGGCCCCTGCCCTTCCTGCTCGCCACGCCCACCGTGGAGACCGGCTCCCTCGACGCCCGGGTACTGGTCGCCCGCCTGGCCGAGTACGGCCGCCTCGGCGAGGACCCCGCCCCGGCCGACTTCGCCCAGGCCCTGCTGCGGGTCCGCCGGGACCCGGCCGTCGCCCCACAGGCCGCCGCCCTCGGCACGCCCGAGGGCGACCGCCTCGCCGCCTGGCTCGGCGCCGCCGGACAGCCGGTGCCCGTCACCCGCCGCACCGCGCCCACGGTGCAGTACCGGTGGGGCGGCCGGACACCCGCACGCCTCGTGATGGACACCGCACAACGCACCACCGTGGTACGCGAGTTCCCGCCCCCCTTCCACGAACTGGCACGCGCCCGCACCGCGGACGACCGCTGCTGGGACGGCGGCGGGGACACCGCCCTGCTGCTCTCGGTGCTCCCCGAGGACCGGGAGACCCTCGCCGCCTGGGGCCTGCCGGCCGTCATCGCCGACGCCGTCCACGAAGGGCGCGCAGGCTCCGCACAGCTGCCCCTGCTCGCCGCGGCCGGCGGGCCCGCCGGCCCGGCCCTGCACCTGGCGGTCGCCACCGGACTCGGCGCCCGGCACCCCGAGGACCGGCTGCGGGCCGTGGACGCGCTCCTCACCCTCGCCGCCCGCGGCGACCTGGACGCCGTACGCCTCGGCGGTGACCTGGCCGACCTGATCGGCCTGGGCACGGTCAAGCCCAACCGGCTCGCCGACTCGCTGCGCACCGCCGCCGCGACGGGCGCCTACGCGACCACCTGGGCCGTACTGTCCGCCGCACTGCCCGCCCTGCTGACCGGCACCGCCGATCCGCGCGGCGCCGGAGACCTCCTGGCGACGGCCGCCGAATGCGCGGAGCAGTGCGCAGCGACGTCCCCCCAGCCGGCCGGGCTCGCCGACACCGCGGCCCGCGGCGGCAGGTCCCGCCTGGTCACCCAGGCCGCCCGGCTGCGCGACGCCCTCCACCGCAACGCGCAGACGCCGGCCGCGCACTGA
- a CDS encoding maleylpyruvate isomerase family mycothiol-dependent enzyme encodes MVEDVWRMVHAERAALIEDLERLGPEQWRQPSLCEGWTVHDVVAHLVDTARTTRLGFVTGLVRARFDFDRQNARGVEHARGATPHETLQRLREAAPRTSTPPAPLDSRLVEEIVHGEDIRRPLGLTRRYPQEAVVRALRLQTRTPASFGGAKELVTRVRLTAKDADLAIGSGPEARGPALSLLMAVAGRRVALDDLTGPGVAALAEGG; translated from the coding sequence ATGGTGGAAGACGTCTGGCGGATGGTGCACGCCGAACGGGCGGCCCTGATCGAGGACCTGGAGCGCCTGGGTCCCGAGCAGTGGCGGCAGCCGTCGCTCTGTGAGGGGTGGACCGTGCACGACGTGGTCGCCCATCTGGTCGACACGGCCCGCACGACGCGCCTGGGCTTCGTGACCGGACTGGTCCGGGCGCGCTTCGACTTCGACCGGCAGAACGCCCGCGGCGTCGAACACGCACGCGGGGCCACGCCGCACGAGACCCTGCAGCGGCTGCGCGAGGCGGCCCCGCGCACGTCGACCCCACCGGCGCCCCTGGACAGCCGCCTCGTCGAGGAGATCGTGCACGGTGAGGACATCCGACGGCCCCTGGGGCTCACCCGCCGCTACCCGCAGGAGGCCGTCGTCAGGGCACTCAGGCTGCAGACACGGACCCCCGCGTCGTTCGGCGGGGCCAAGGAGCTGGTGACGCGCGTCCGTCTGACGGCCAAGGACGCCGACCTGGCGATCGGTTCCGGACCGGAGGCCAGAGGACCCGCGCTCTCCCTCCTGATGGCGGTGGCGGGCCGCCGGGTGGCCCTGGACGACCTCACCGGCCCGGGCGTCGCGGCGCTCGCCGAAGGGGGCTGA